The Candidatus Margulisiibacteriota bacterium genome contains a region encoding:
- the miaA gene encoding tRNA (adenosine(37)-N6)-dimethylallyltransferase MiaA produces the protein MKKIPVIIGATSVGKTNYSIGFALENNLEIISADSMQVYKQMNIGTAKPTKEEMGGINHHLMDIINPDEEWNLFKFVKQARQLLFATEKNYLVVGGTGLYIKALINNYGAPESLPDEILRSKYLAISSEKGVEALHNLLKGVDAVSAEKIKPRDEFRIIRALEVYEQTGIPFSQQKNMDTSFADKFRLICLDMDRALLYKRIGERVDKMVEKGLFTEVQMLLDKGYSKELTSMQALGYKEVIMHFEGLLSKADCLELIKKKTRNFAKRQLTWYRSFPNVEWITLPSQL, from the coding sequence GGGCTACCTCTGTAGGTAAGACCAATTATTCTATTGGTTTTGCTTTAGAAAATAATTTAGAAATTATTTCTGCTGATTCAATGCAGGTATATAAACAAATGAATATTGGCACTGCTAAACCAACCAAGGAAGAAATGGGTGGAATTAATCACCACTTAATGGACATTATAAATCCAGATGAAGAATGGAATTTATTTAAGTTTGTGAAGCAAGCCAGACAGCTATTGTTTGCAACAGAAAAAAACTATCTTGTTGTTGGTGGAACAGGTTTGTATATAAAAGCACTCATTAATAATTATGGTGCTCCAGAATCATTGCCTGATGAAATTCTTCGTTCAAAGTATTTAGCAATATCTTCAGAGAAGGGTGTAGAGGCGCTGCATAATTTACTTAAGGGTGTTGATGCTGTGTCTGCGGAGAAGATTAAGCCTAGAGATGAGTTTAGAATTATCCGGGCATTAGAAGTATATGAACAAACAGGGATACCTTTTTCACAACAGAAAAATATGGATACGTCTTTTGCGGATAAATTTAGGTTAATTTGCTTAGATATGGATCGAGCCTTATTGTATAAACGAATAGGCGAGCGTGTCGATAAAATGGTAGAGAAGGGATTGTTTACAGAAGTCCAAATGCTTTTGGACAAAGGATACAGTAAAGAGCTCACTTCCATGCAGGCATTAGGTTATAAGGAAGTAATAATGCATTTTGAAGGTTTATTAAGTAAGGCTGATTGCCTTGAGCTAATAAAAAAGAAAACTAGAAATTTCGCCAAAAGACAGCTTACTTGGTATCGAAGTTTCCCTAATGTTGAGTGGATCACCCTTCCATCTCAGCTATAG
- the bioA gene encoding adenosylmethionine--8-amino-7-oxononanoate transaminase, translating into MDIDFDRKHIWHPYTSMLDPSPVYPVVSAEGCEIILEDGTRLIDGISSWWCVIHGYNHPELNEALMAQRTSVSHVMFGGFTHQPAITLAKKLLEIAPVGLNKVFFSDSGSVSVEVAIKMSIQFWQAQGKPEKKQLITIRGGYHGDTIGAMSVCDPISGMHSVFKGVVSEQIFSERPKCGFEKSWNDNFIHDLEVKLERHHQDLAALILEPVAQCAGGMWFYAPLYLRRAKELCEQYDILLIVDEVATGFGRTGKMFACEWAGITPDIMCVGKGLTGGYMSLAATLTTDKVAIGVSTLMHGPTFMANPLACSVAIKSVELLHKMDWQKKVFNIEKILRVGLSPLALNNAVKDVRFLGAIGVVETKEAIDVALFQKKAVEMGVWLRPFGNLIYVMPAYVISEEQLKTIINVIGQLVCCQDIFKKTSKSFV; encoded by the coding sequence TTGGATATTGATTTTGATCGGAAGCATATTTGGCATCCTTATACTTCAATGCTTGATCCTTCACCTGTTTATCCAGTAGTTAGTGCTGAAGGGTGTGAGATAATTCTTGAGGATGGAACTCGGTTGATAGATGGCATCTCTTCTTGGTGGTGTGTAATTCACGGTTACAATCATCCTGAACTAAATGAAGCTTTAATGGCACAAAGAACTTCTGTCTCTCATGTAATGTTTGGTGGGTTTACTCATCAACCAGCTATAACTTTAGCAAAGAAATTATTGGAGATAGCTCCAGTAGGACTTAATAAAGTATTTTTTTCAGATTCTGGTTCTGTCTCTGTGGAAGTAGCAATAAAAATGTCTATCCAATTTTGGCAAGCGCAAGGTAAACCAGAAAAAAAGCAATTAATTACTATTAGGGGAGGGTATCATGGAGACACGATTGGTGCCATGTCTGTATGTGACCCTATTTCAGGGATGCATAGTGTGTTTAAAGGTGTTGTTTCAGAACAGATTTTCTCTGAGCGCCCCAAGTGTGGGTTTGAAAAGAGCTGGAATGATAACTTTATACATGACCTAGAGGTCAAACTAGAGAGACATCATCAAGATTTGGCTGCACTTATCCTTGAGCCAGTTGCGCAATGTGCAGGTGGTATGTGGTTTTATGCTCCTCTGTATTTGAGAAGAGCAAAGGAACTCTGTGAGCAATATGATATTTTATTAATTGTAGATGAGGTAGCAACTGGGTTTGGTCGTACTGGTAAGATGTTTGCTTGTGAGTGGGCGGGGATAACTCCTGACATTATGTGTGTTGGCAAGGGGCTGACTGGGGGATACATGTCTTTGGCGGCAACGTTAACTACAGATAAAGTAGCAATTGGTGTCTCTACACTAATGCATGGGCCGACGTTTATGGCCAACCCCTTGGCTTGCAGCGTAGCTATCAAAAGTGTAGAGCTTTTACACAAGATGGATTGGCAGAAAAAGGTTTTCAATATCGAAAAGATACTCAGGGTTGGTTTATCTCCCTTGGCTTTAAATAATGCAGTCAAAGATGTTAGATTTTTAGGTGCTATTGGAGTAGTGGAAACGAAAGAAGCTATTGATGTAGCCTTATTTCAAAAAAAAGCTGTTGAGATGGGCGTTTGGTTGAGACCATTTGGTAATTTAATTTATGTAATGCCAGCATATGTGATAAGTGAAGAACAACTTAAGACAATTATTAATGTTATTGGTCAGTTGGTTTGTTGCCAAGATATTTTTAAAAAAACCAGCAAATCTTTTGTTTAA
- a CDS encoding secondary thiamine-phosphate synthase enzyme YjbQ: protein MKFHTEYLTVNTTKIREYINITNDVDRALIKSGIKEGMILVSAMHINAGVYVNDAESGLIQDIDAWLEKLAPFNPDYNHHWTGETNGDAHLKSILVHHEVIVPVTKGKLDFGPWQQVYYAEFDGQRPKRIIIKVMGE from the coding sequence ATGAAATTTCATACAGAATATTTAACAGTTAATACAACAAAAATTAGAGAATATATCAATATTACTAATGATGTAGACAGGGCTTTAATCAAAAGTGGGATTAAGGAGGGAATGATTCTTGTCTCTGCAATGCATATTAATGCTGGCGTTTATGTTAACGATGCGGAAAGTGGACTTATTCAGGACATTGATGCTTGGTTAGAAAAATTAGCTCCATTTAATCCTGATTATAATCATCATTGGACTGGTGAAACAAACGGGGATGCACATTTGAAAAGTATACTAGTTCATCACGAGGTGATAGTTCCTGTAACAAAGGGTAAATTGGATTTTGGCCCATGGCAACAGGTTTATTATGCTGAGTTTGATGGACAAAGACCTAAGCGAATAATTATAAAAGTTATGGGAGAGTAA
- the bioD gene encoding dethiobiotin synthase, with translation MSSYFVTGTDTNAGKTIITTALVKLLRSRSMNVVPFKPVQTGGIADTEFSLKNNSIFSDPKEFYSYSFKTACSPHLASELENVQISIEKIVEDFNVLVAKYENVIVEGAGGVMVPLGNGLYILDLIIKLDLPVILVVANKLGAINQALLTIDKLDSVGCAPELLVFNDLGIEEEEILTNNVKAVMAVSGIRSVRIPFMLNLNFDKVVQILGDSFGY, from the coding sequence ATGAGTAGCTATTTTGTAACAGGCACAGACACTAATGCTGGCAAAACCATTATCACCACTGCTCTTGTGAAGTTGTTACGTTCTCGGTCTATGAATGTTGTTCCTTTTAAACCAGTGCAGACAGGCGGAATAGCTGATACCGAGTTTTCACTAAAAAATAATAGTATCTTTAGCGATCCTAAAGAGTTTTATTCTTATTCATTTAAAACAGCATGTTCGCCCCATCTGGCTTCAGAGCTAGAAAATGTCCAAATTTCTATAGAAAAAATAGTTGAGGATTTTAACGTTTTAGTTGCGAAATATGAAAACGTTATTGTTGAGGGCGCGGGCGGAGTAATGGTTCCACTAGGAAACGGGCTGTATATTTTAGATCTTATTATAAAACTAGATTTACCAGTTATTTTAGTTGTTGCTAATAAGCTTGGGGCAATAAATCAAGCATTGCTCACAATTGATAAGCTCGATAGTGTCGGTTGCGCTCCTGAGTTACTAGTTTTTAATGATTTGGGAATAGAAGAGGAGGAGATTTTAACCAATAATGTTAAGGCAGTTATGGCAGTATCTGGCATTAGGAGTGTTAGAATTCCTTTTATGCTTAATCTTAATTTTGATAAAGTAGTTCAGATTTTAGGAGATAGTTTTGGATATTGA